In Brachypodium distachyon strain Bd21 chromosome 2, Brachypodium_distachyon_v3.0, whole genome shotgun sequence, one genomic interval encodes:
- the LOC104582851 gene encoding zinc finger BED domain-containing protein RICESLEEPER 2 translates to MMEQATMEIPIAGTVSTTVVPVPAVHNPRARKLRSAVWKDFTKEHRADGNCVAICNHCKKQLTATSRSGTTHLRNHLAICNTTSTRRAGKRRKLIVRRILQNKTSTDGRPGDGHASGEDHDNDSTHFDQELSRQDLARMIVQHGYRFSIVDDLGFQRFVKNLQPQFSMVSYEVVRADSMAIYESERLKLQDVLLKTPCRVSISVDMWRSSAQMDYLCLTCHYIDHASDEWKLRKKILNFVHVEEHFTANQIANLIVEKLQEWGIDRKLAAIVLDNCTSADIVATELIRVMQPRRLLLLNGNLFHVRSCAHILNQTVEESLEQTSDIINRVREMIQNVKFSQERLQKFLGIAKLLQIDQKLLVLDSPNNWPSTFLMFDSACYYHDVLLRLAEQEAHYAAFLTPKEWADVKALTEILDALNNTMEKFPVENPTANLYFNDMCEIHVLLNTWRNSPSPLVAQVAGRMLKKFEGYWDLTRPVMAFASILDPRYKMKSIEYFFQLIYGNDQFTAKATIEAIKQTFTSLCNEYEHSANSLKNPAAVFYSGNSGSCMSSVYNNGNDSKTFSRITLSDARRGLDQYIQESSSGQSLKSDLDMYLEEAVYRQKEGNQDNFDILGWWKSFAAKYPVLSQMARDILAIPVSIIPLDSEARMLNEYLSTMDPSTVEGLVCAQDWLRADIDVANSDGHADDKVPHGDEIIVAPNS, encoded by the exons ATGATGGAACAGGCAACGATGGAAATTCCGATTGCTGGCACAGTGAGCACTACAGTGGTGCCTGTGCCCGCGGTGCACAATCCGCGGGCTCGCAAGTTGCGCTCTGCAGTTTGGAAGGACTTCACTAAggagcaccgtgctgacggcAACTGTGTTGCTATCTGTAACCACTGCAAGAAGCAGCTCACAGCGACCAGCAGGTCAGGCACCACACACCTACGCAACCACCTCGCAATCTGCAACACCACCTCGACACGCCGTGCTGGCAAGCGTCGAAAGCTCATTGTACGCCGTATTCTCCAAAACAAAACCTCCACTGATGGGCGTCCCGGTGATGGGCATGCCTCTGGCGAGGACCATGACAATGATAGCACACACTTTGATCAAGAACTCAGCCGACAGGATCTCGCCCGTATGATTGTCCAGCATGGCTACCGATTTTCAATAGTGGATGATCTAGGGTTCCAAAGGTTCGTGAAGAACCTCCAGCCACAGTTTAGCATGGTGTCATATGAGGTAGTGAGAGCTGATAGCATGGCAATTTATGAAAGTGAGAGGCTTAAGCTGCAGGATGTGCTCCTCAAAACACCTTGTCGGGTTAGCATCTCAGTTGATATGTGGCGGTCGAGTGCACAGATGGACTACTTGTGTTTGACCTGCCACTACATTGATCATGCCAGTGATGAGTGGAAACTTAGGAAGAAAATTCTCAACTTTGTGCATGTTGAGGAACATTTTACAGCTAATCAGATTGCCAATCTCATTGTGGAAAAGTTGCAAGAGTGGGGCATTGACAGGAAGCTAGCTGCCATTGTACTAGACAACTGCACCTCTGCTGACATTGTTGCCACAGAGCTTATCAGAGTTATGCAGCCTAGGAGACTTCTCCTGTTAAACGGGAATTTGTTCCACGTGCGCTCTTGTGCACATATTCTAAATCAAACAGTCGAAGAAAGCTTGGAACAAACATCTGACATAATTAATAGAGTCCGCGAGATGATTCAGAATGTCAAATTTTCACAAGAAAGGCTTCAAAAGTTTCTGGGTATCGCAAAGCTGCTGCAGATTGACCAAAAACTGTTGGTTCTTGATTCTCCTAACAACTGGCCATCCACTTTCTTAATGTTTGATTCTGCATGCTACTATCATGATGTGCTTCTGCGCCTTGCAGAACAGGAAGCACATTATGCTGCTTTCTTGACTCCTAAGGAGTGGGCTGATGTGAAGGCCCTCACTGAAATCCTGGATGCACTCAATAATACAATGGAGAAGTTTCCAGTAGAAAACCCAACCGCAAACCTCTATTTTAATGACATGTGTGAGATCCATGTTCTATTGAACACCTGGCGCAACAGTCCTTCTCCTCTTGTTGCACAAGTGGCTGGCCGAATGCTGAAAAAATTTGAGGGGTACTGGGATCTTACAAGGCCAGTAATGGCATTTGCATCCATACTGGATCCTCGGTACAAGATGAAGTCGATTGAGTACTTTTTCCAGCTGATTTACGGGAACGACCAATTTACAGCAAAAGCGACAATAGAAGCCATAAAGCAAACCTTCACCAGTCTGTGCAATGAGTATGAACATTCAGCCAATTCATTGAAGAATCCAGCTGCTGTCTTCTACTCTGGAAACAGTGGTTCTTGCATGAGCTCTGTGTACAACAATGGGAATGATTCTAAGACCTTCTCTCGCATTACATTATCAGATGCCCGGCGGGGACTTGATCAGTATATTCAGGAGTCATCATCAGGCCAATCCTTAAAGTCTGACTTGGACATGTATCTTGAGGAAGCTGTCTATCGTCAAAAAGAAGGGAATCAAGACAATTTTGACATCCTGGGATGGTGGAAGTCCTTTGCTGCAAAGTATCCTGTCCTTTCTCAAATGGCCCGTGATATTCTAGCTATCCCTGTATCCATCATCCCATTAGACAGTGAAGCCCGGATGCTAAATGAGTATCTTAGTACAATGGACCCTTCAACAGTCGAGGGATTGGTCTGTGCGCAAGATTGGTTACGTGCAGACATAGATG TTGCTAATTCAGATGGTCATGCAGATGATAAAGTGCCACATGGAGATGAAATTATTGTAGCACCAAATAG TTGA